One genomic window of Osmia bicornis bicornis chromosome 5, iOsmBic2.1, whole genome shotgun sequence includes the following:
- the LOC114880531 gene encoding protein glass-like, producing the protein MVELTYSAENQERTIKEDEVGGSTVVAEGVVGGIKGPGGGCRASSMTMAESAVEDAAAAPPGPAKPPPPSCTNNNTLAATANRNHRNLRRRKRLDQVLDILQHRSSPSEGEVLRFEGSGPASEEEEDVFGSPRSSSRSAADPPSGISLLPLRLKSEEPVTPSEEEANANTNSNANEGNGDQQQQNHHSHYPHHPSHHHRHRHRHHQRNNANHLYDHLHPPHQRSSAPKYAGCTCVQCAQSATPPMMLPSPTSPLTPLTPLTPLTPLTLPPLTPVSLSSYSFEHYMHTKYLPDIFRGRSHSDSDLVPGWDQKPPLSSSSMFLNQPMRSGSIESDATSPQESPLDLSMKNLMASAAAAAAFGRPPALQLLPPGIVSRGSVSVPVVKGDVASPTTKESVAVRYNLEVSPVVEEMPPGADVAYVCPVCGQMFSLHDRLAKHMASRHRRQGPQDASAKAYLCDVCKRSFARSDMLTRHMRLHTGVKPYTCKVCGQVFSRSDHLSTHQRTHTGEKPYKCPQCAYAACRRDMITRHLRTHARFPDVQTPKSEPGLLAGEDSPMFTQEMASPSATIKAE; encoded by the coding sequence GACGAGGTGGGAGGCAGTACGGTGGTAGCCGAGGGTGTAGTAGGCGGCATAAAGGGCCCAGGCGGCGGGTGCCGCGCATCCTCGATGACGATGGCCGAGAGCGCCGTGGAGGACGCTGCAGCCGCGCCCCCGGGTCCGGCCAAGCCGCCACCGCCCTCCTGTACCAACAATAACACCCTAGCGGCGACGGCGAACCGGAACCACCGGAACCTTCGCAGACGGAAGAGGTTGGACCAGGTGTTGGACATCCTGCAACACCGTAGCTCACCTTCCGAGGGCGAGGTATTGAGATTCGAGGGCAGTGGACCAGCCTCCGAGGAAGAAGAGGACGTGTTCGGTTCTCCAAGGTCGTCCTCGAGATCCGCCGCTGATCCACCGTCGGGCATCAGTCTTCTTCCCCTGAGGCTGAAGAGCGAGGAGCCGGTGACGCCCAGCGAGGAAGAGGCTAACGCGAACACGAACTCGAACGCGAACGAGGGGAACGGCGATCAGCAACAGCAGAATCATCATTCTCATTATCCGCACCATCCCTCGCATCATCATCGTCATCGGCACAGGCATCATCAGAGGAACAACGCGAATCACCTGTACGATCATCTCCATCCGCCTCATCAGAGATCGTCGGCGCCCAAGTACGCGGGATGCACTTGCGTCCAATGCGCACAGTCCGCCACCCCGCCGATGATGTTGCCCTCTCCGACTTCTCCCTTGACACCCCTAACGCCTCTCACTCCTCTCACTCCTCTAACATTGCCACCGTTGACGCCCGTATCTCTGTCGTCGTACAGTTTCGAGCACTACATGCACACCAAGTACCTGCCGGACATCTTCCGAGGACGTAGCCACTCGGATTCGGACCTGGTGCCGGGATGGGACCAGAAACCTCCGTTGTCCAGCTCGTCGATGTTCCTGAACCAGCCGATGAGAAGCGGCTCGATCGAGAGCGACGCGACGAGTCCGCAGGAGTCGCCGTTGGACCTTTCGATGAAGAACCTGATGGCGTCGGCCGCGGCGGCCGCTGCTTTCGGTAGACCACCGGCTCTTCAACTCTTACCACCGGGTATCGTGTCGAGGGGCTCGGTTAGCGTGCCGGTGGTGAAGGGCGACGTGGCATCGCCTACCACCAAGGAGAGCGTCGCCGTCAGATACAACCTCGAAGTTTCGCCGGTGGTTGAAGAGATGCCACCTGGCGCGGACGTCGCGTACGTTTGTCCGGTCTGCGGTCAGATGTTCAGCCTTCACGATAGATTGGCGAAGCACATGGCGTCGAGGCATCGCAGACAGGGTCCTCAGGACGCGTCCGCGAAGGCGTACCTCTGCGACGTTTGCAAGAGGAGCTTCGCCAGGTCGGACATGCTCACCAGACACATGAGGTTGCACACGGGCGTAAAGCCGTACACGTGTAAGGTTTGCGGCCAGGTATTCAGCAGGTCGGATCACCTGAGCACTCATCAGAGAACGCACACGGGCGAGAAACCGTACAAGTGCCCGCAGTGCGCGTACGCCGCTTGCCGTCGAGACATGATCACCAGGCACTTGAGGACCCACGCCAGATTTCCCGACGTTCAGACGCCTAAGAGCGAACCTGGCCTCCTTGCCGGCGAGGATAGCCCGATGTTCACCCAGGAGATGGCCTCTCCATCGGCCACCATCAAGGCCGAATGA